A single window of Metallosphaera hakonensis JCM 8857 = DSM 7519 DNA harbors:
- a CDS encoding transposase yields MIEGVQVPVYSQERLESLAQVMALEQFKLISPNPEKLVQAAPSLLQGNRGKDYVYLTRLGEGLGSLVGKTFTFWDQCGKVGKGKFGTVLAVDESGLTVGEKGELEALRDGVGLIPWRRKGVKARSVDLVHPVRCSLMLQFADLRGESPSLFLLHSVQEVVKHVEVDYVLADAGFLNFQVLREMPVKVVVRGKSGLKGFQQLSSLRLQESVRKVEDRTYVAYRELELDGLYYYDVVYVKDKERPRHFTFVTNFKGDPYTLAELYRLRWQIEEGFKVKKARIELVRKLRNKVFLFLYYTILDNAWNLFNRVVFGYVTPGKKFISFDSFIKLL; encoded by the coding sequence ATGATAGAAGGAGTACAAGTTCCCGTGTACTCCCAAGAGAGGTTGGAGTCCCTCGCTCAAGTTATGGCATTGGAGCAGTTTAAACTTATCTCCCCCAATCCTGAGAAGCTGGTCCAGGCAGCTCCTTCCCTACTTCAGGGGAACAGGGGGAAGGACTACGTGTACCTCACGAGGTTGGGAGAGGGGTTGGGCTCGCTTGTGGGCAAGACCTTCACGTTCTGGGACCAGTGCGGGAAGGTGGGTAAGGGGAAGTTCGGGACCGTGCTTGCAGTCGACGAGAGCGGGCTCACGGTGGGGGAGAAGGGGGAGTTGGAGGCCTTGAGGGACGGAGTTGGACTCATCCCGTGGAGGAGGAAGGGAGTGAAGGCCAGGAGCGTGGACTTAGTTCACCCAGTGAGGTGTTCCCTCATGCTCCAGTTCGCCGACCTGAGAGGAGAGAGCCCTTCTCTCTTCCTCCTCCACTCGGTGCAGGAGGTCGTGAAGCACGTGGAGGTAGATTACGTGCTCGCAGACGCGGGTTTCCTCAACTTCCAGGTACTGAGGGAGATGCCCGTGAAGGTCGTGGTGAGGGGGAAGTCCGGGTTGAAGGGCTTTCAGCAGCTCTCCTCCCTTCGTCTCCAGGAGAGCGTAAGGAAGGTGGAAGACAGGACTTACGTGGCGTACAGGGAGCTGGAGCTCGACGGCCTCTACTACTACGACGTGGTCTACGTGAAGGACAAGGAGAGGCCCAGGCACTTCACCTTCGTCACCAACTTCAAGGGCGACCCCTACACCTTAGCTGAACTCTACAGGCTAAGGTGGCAGATCGAGGAGGGCTTCAAGGTCAAGAAGGCCAGGATAGAGCTGGTGAGGAAGCTCAGGAACAAGGTCTTCCTCTTCCTCTACTACACGATACTGGACAACGCGTGGAACCTGTTCAACCGTGTCGTCTTCGGCTACGTCACTCCAGGCAAGAAGTTCATCTCCTTCGACTCCTTCATCAAACTTCTCTAA
- a CDS encoding transposase — MSKIGVTPLQIIYHEDTDRWYAHIPVEVGVETTKRGKKSKHVVHGERRSIQVSPKGNKVASIDLGVNVLASVVVDDGTWYTRVSELRRTTFTSRRGLLKFNHLPTKLET, encoded by the coding sequence ATGAGTAAAATTGGTGTAACACCACTGCAGATAATTTACCATGAGGACACGGACAGGTGGTACGCCCACATACCCGTTGAGGTAGGCGTTGAGACCACTAAGAGAGGTAAAAAGTCTAAACACGTAGTTCACGGTGAGAGGAGGTCAATTCAAGTTTCACCGAAAGGTAATAAGGTGGCTTCCATTGATCTGGGTGTAAACGTTTTGGCAAGTGTAGTGGTGGACGACGGCACTTGGTATACAAGGGTATCAGAGCTAAGGAGGACTACTTTCACTTCGAGAAGAGGGTTGCTGAAGTTCAATCACTTGCCCACAAAGCTAGAAACGTAG
- a CDS encoding RNA-guided endonuclease InsQ/TnpB family protein: protein MVYKGIRAKEDYFHFEKRVAEVQSLAHKARNVGECEAYEELTRGKRRLFKKLQRRFLHVYRTLARGIVEELHELGVSTIYLGYPYSIGQDKGNKYTVNVWSYRKLIDAIELKAQEYGMKVYEVVEYNTSRLCAYHNVEVRRKPRGVITCPLNHKLHSDLNGALNILRKSVGKVINAVKKPLSFIVDHNRIAPVKGSNP, encoded by the coding sequence TTGGTATACAAGGGTATCAGAGCTAAGGAGGACTACTTTCACTTCGAGAAGAGGGTTGCTGAAGTTCAATCACTTGCCCACAAAGCTAGAAACGTAGGTGAGTGTGAGGCCTACGAGGAGTTAACGAGAGGGAAGAGGAGGTTGTTCAAGAAGTTACAAAGAAGGTTCCTCCATGTATACAGAACATTGGCGAGAGGTATCGTTGAGGAACTTCACGAGCTTGGCGTATCCACCATCTACCTGGGCTATCCTTACAGCATTGGGCAGGATAAGGGCAACAAGTACACGGTGAACGTATGGTCTTACCGTAAACTCATTGACGCAATCGAACTTAAGGCTCAGGAGTACGGTATGAAGGTGTATGAAGTAGTTGAGTACAACACGTCCAGACTATGCGCTTATCATAACGTTGAGGTGAGGAGGAAACCAAGGGGAGTAATAACGTGCCCACTCAACCACAAATTACACAGCGACTTGAACGGTGCTTTGAACATTCTAAGGAAGTCCGTGGGAAAGGTCATCAACGCGGTAAAGAAGCCTCTCTCCTTCATCGTAGACCATAACCGAATAGCTCCCGTAAAGGGGAGTAACCCTTGA
- a CDS encoding AbrB/MazE/SpoVT family DNA-binding domain-containing protein codes for MAVEDIVKVSRNYQVTIPARIRQKFQIKEGDLVRVVFDENENSVKILPMKQ; via the coding sequence ATGGCAGTAGAAGATATAGTTAAAGTGAGTAGAAACTATCAAGTTACTATACCAGCCAGAATTAGACAAAAATTCCAAATAAAAGAAGGAGACCTAGTAAGAGTCGTGTTCGACGAAAATGAAAATTCTGTAAAAATACTGCCTATGAAGCAATAA
- the acnA gene encoding aconitate hydratase AcnA, which translates to MKIDKAKMGDFYYYPLSQLKDLGYEIDRYPYSIKVLIENVLRNLDGEKITEEDLETIGNWKTGKDFAFLPTRVIMQDYTGVPLLVDLAAMRSELQRRGRDPSKVNPKIPSDLVIDHSIQVDYFGTEYSLTLNMKAEFERNRERYKFLKWAQGAFSNLRIVPPGNGIIHQVNLEFLSKVVDVREHNGLATAFPEIVIGTDSHTTMADGIGVLAWGVGGLEAEAVMLGEPYYMSVPEVVGVKLTGEVREGVTPTDVVLYITETLRRKGVVGKFVEFFGPSISNLSVPDRATIGNMAPEYGATVGYFPIDQNTLNYLRATGRDDNIVREYAKAQGLFYVEEPRYTEVVNIDLGDIEPSLAGPRNPDERVPLTKMAELPVGNKRGKKISDGSVVIASITSCTNTSNPTVMIGAGILARKAIALGLRSMGYVKTSMAPGSPIVVKYLNEAGLTPYLEALGFHVVGFGCTTCIGNAGPLPKEIEEDLKQGVEGYAVISGNRNFEGRINPLLKGTYLASPILVVAYAIAGRININFNSEPLGFDPNGKPVYLRDVWPSIKEISRFMDLALNPEFYKSQKEAIFQGDENWKSLPVEGGLTYSWDPSSTYIMEPPWFKENLGFGEIKNARILLILGDKITTDHISPAGPIGRESDAAKYLQEKGASELNTYGARRGNHEVMLRGGFANPKVKNLMVNREGGYTVHFPDGSVDTVYRVAMRYKSESVPLVIFAGKQYGTGSSRDWAAKVTALLGVRAVIAESFERIHRSNLVAMGVIPVEANWKSLNLKGDEIVNIKLDEMKPRTSVTIEVKGNGENTIKGVARIDTRTELEYIKHGNILNYVFNKLV; encoded by the coding sequence ATGAAAATCGATAAAGCGAAAATGGGGGATTTTTATTATTACCCTCTTTCCCAGCTGAAAGATTTAGGGTACGAGATTGATAGATACCCCTACTCCATTAAGGTTTTGATAGAAAACGTTCTGCGTAACCTTGATGGGGAAAAGATTACTGAGGAAGACCTAGAAACCATAGGAAACTGGAAAACGGGAAAGGACTTCGCCTTCTTACCAACTAGGGTTATCATGCAGGACTACACGGGAGTGCCCCTTCTGGTTGACCTGGCAGCAATGAGATCTGAGCTACAGAGGAGAGGAAGAGATCCCTCCAAGGTTAACCCCAAGATTCCATCTGATCTAGTAATTGACCATTCAATACAAGTGGACTACTTCGGGACCGAGTACTCATTGACCCTGAACATGAAGGCCGAGTTTGAGAGAAATAGGGAAAGGTACAAATTCCTAAAATGGGCGCAAGGGGCCTTTTCTAACTTAAGGATAGTCCCACCAGGAAACGGGATAATTCATCAAGTTAACCTGGAGTTCCTAAGTAAGGTTGTAGACGTTAGGGAGCATAATGGCTTAGCCACAGCGTTCCCGGAGATTGTGATAGGAACTGATTCCCACACAACTATGGCCGATGGGATTGGGGTCTTAGCATGGGGAGTTGGAGGCCTCGAGGCTGAGGCAGTAATGTTGGGAGAACCATACTACATGTCCGTTCCCGAAGTGGTAGGAGTGAAACTTACAGGAGAAGTCAGAGAGGGAGTAACGCCAACTGACGTCGTTCTTTACATAACTGAGACCCTGAGAAGGAAGGGCGTAGTGGGTAAGTTCGTCGAGTTCTTCGGTCCATCAATCTCAAACCTTTCTGTACCAGATAGAGCAACCATAGGAAACATGGCGCCAGAATATGGGGCCACTGTGGGATACTTCCCCATAGACCAAAATACGTTAAACTACCTTAGGGCGACAGGAAGAGATGATAATATTGTCAGAGAGTACGCTAAGGCTCAAGGCCTATTTTACGTAGAGGAACCTAGATACACCGAGGTAGTCAATATAGACCTTGGGGACATTGAGCCATCTCTAGCCGGCCCAAGGAACCCAGACGAGAGAGTTCCGCTTACCAAGATGGCTGAGCTCCCCGTAGGGAATAAAAGAGGCAAAAAGATCTCGGACGGGAGCGTAGTAATAGCCTCTATCACCAGCTGTACTAATACCTCCAACCCTACGGTTATGATAGGGGCGGGTATCCTTGCAAGAAAAGCCATAGCCCTAGGATTAAGGTCAATGGGTTACGTAAAGACCAGCATGGCTCCAGGCTCTCCAATAGTGGTGAAGTATCTTAACGAAGCCGGGTTAACCCCTTATCTCGAGGCCCTAGGTTTTCATGTGGTGGGTTTCGGTTGTACTACATGCATAGGAAACGCGGGTCCTCTACCCAAGGAAATTGAGGAGGACCTAAAGCAAGGTGTAGAAGGATATGCTGTAATCAGCGGAAACAGGAACTTTGAGGGAAGAATCAACCCCTTATTGAAGGGAACATATCTAGCCTCTCCGATCTTAGTTGTGGCCTACGCTATAGCAGGGAGAATAAATATTAACTTCAATTCGGAGCCACTTGGATTTGATCCCAACGGAAAACCAGTTTATCTAAGGGATGTATGGCCAAGCATAAAGGAGATCTCTAGGTTCATGGACCTGGCCCTAAACCCTGAGTTCTACAAGTCCCAGAAAGAGGCGATATTCCAAGGAGATGAAAACTGGAAATCGTTGCCTGTTGAAGGCGGTCTAACATACTCCTGGGATCCTTCCTCCACCTATATCATGGAGCCTCCCTGGTTCAAGGAGAACCTTGGATTTGGGGAGATTAAGAACGCAAGAATTCTTCTTATCCTAGGAGACAAGATAACTACTGATCACATATCTCCTGCAGGCCCGATAGGGAGGGAATCGGATGCTGCGAAGTATCTTCAAGAGAAAGGTGCCAGTGAATTGAACACCTATGGAGCCAGAAGAGGGAACCACGAGGTGATGCTTAGGGGTGGGTTTGCGAATCCGAAAGTCAAAAACCTCATGGTTAATAGGGAAGGGGGGTATACGGTTCATTTCCCTGACGGGAGCGTGGATACAGTATACAGGGTGGCCATGAGGTATAAGAGCGAGAGCGTGCCCTTGGTCATCTTCGCTGGAAAACAGTACGGTACTGGAAGCTCTAGGGATTGGGCAGCAAAGGTAACTGCATTACTCGGTGTTAGGGCAGTAATTGCAGAAAGCTTCGAGAGAATTCACAGAAGCAACCTGGTCGCTATGGGAGTAATACCCGTGGAAGCCAACTGGAAATCCCTTAATTTAAAGGGAGATGAGATAGTCAATATAAAACTAGACGAGATGAAGCCGAGGACTTCTGTCACGATTGAAGTAAAAGGAAATGGAGAAAACACCATAAAAGGGGTAGCTAGAATAGATACTAGAACTGAACTAGAGTACATTAAACATGGAAATATATTGAATTATGTCTTCAATAAGCTAGTATAG
- a CDS encoding LUD domain-containing protein: protein MSWEIAINRTIQNNVPRVYDVLERHPYIKELAKELRDAKLEVLNNLERYIDQTVESVKRVGGIPHVVSSSEEGREVVAKIVGDRKKIVLGKSMVAYELGIREHLKNLGKDVWETDLGEFLIQLANEPPSHIIAPAIHMSKERAEELVRDVLGGLPPNSTHEQIVAKVREFLRDKFVNAEVGITGANAVAADTGSIILVENEGNIRFTTVSPSVHISVAGFEKIVPTLPHAMMEAMVQAAYAGLYPPTYVNLTSGPSSTGDIEMKRVSPAHGPKEFHLVLVDNGRIKASKDPELREALLCIRCGRCHLHCPVYRVLDGNWGVPPYTGPMGAMWSYMVYGDPKPAMLCTHSGGCKEVCPMKINIPRVLEKIKARWWKGSI, encoded by the coding sequence GTGAGCTGGGAAATAGCCATTAATAGGACTATTCAGAACAATGTCCCTAGGGTTTATGACGTCTTAGAGAGGCATCCCTACATTAAGGAATTGGCTAAGGAGCTTAGGGACGCCAAGCTTGAGGTGCTAAATAACCTTGAGAGGTACATTGATCAGACAGTCGAGTCGGTGAAGAGAGTAGGTGGTATTCCCCACGTAGTTAGTAGTTCTGAGGAAGGTAGAGAGGTTGTGGCCAAGATTGTTGGGGATAGGAAAAAGATAGTGCTAGGAAAGTCAATGGTAGCTTATGAGCTAGGAATAAGGGAGCACCTCAAGAACCTAGGGAAGGATGTATGGGAAACCGATCTAGGTGAGTTTCTTATTCAGCTAGCCAATGAACCGCCTTCACACATAATTGCCCCCGCAATTCACATGTCGAAGGAGAGAGCAGAGGAGTTGGTGAGAGATGTTTTGGGTGGTCTTCCACCTAACTCGACCCACGAACAGATAGTAGCTAAAGTGAGGGAGTTTTTAAGAGATAAATTCGTGAATGCAGAAGTGGGAATAACTGGGGCTAATGCGGTAGCTGCTGACACCGGATCCATAATCCTTGTGGAGAACGAGGGAAACATAAGGTTCACAACTGTGTCTCCCTCTGTTCACATTTCAGTGGCAGGATTCGAGAAGATCGTTCCAACCTTACCTCATGCAATGATGGAGGCGATGGTTCAGGCCGCATATGCTGGCCTTTATCCGCCGACTTACGTAAACCTGACCTCTGGGCCAAGCTCAACGGGTGACATAGAAATGAAGAGAGTTAGCCCAGCCCATGGACCCAAGGAATTTCACCTGGTCCTTGTGGATAACGGTAGAATCAAAGCATCTAAAGACCCTGAACTTAGGGAAGCCCTCCTCTGTATTAGATGTGGGAGATGCCATCTACATTGTCCTGTGTATAGGGTTCTGGATGGAAACTGGGGGGTACCACCCTACACAGGTCCCATGGGAGCGATGTGGTCATACATGGTTTATGGAGATCCTAAACCTGCTATGCTCTGCACTCATTCTGGTGGATGCAAGGAGGTTTGCCCCATGAAGATCAACATACCTAGGGTACTTGAGAAGATTAAGGCAAGATGGTGGAAAGGATCCATTTGA
- a CDS encoding (Fe-S)-binding protein, which translates to MESLRSLLIDSLEKYGMPFPVDKRVCSGWARDLPKGGETIIFTSCMYQVEPVVPTLSKFSSMAGVLKGLSSLAKFVKPPKEELDRAYNILNNIINALRKRGINPGYLYEEEPYSGALLLEMGLLEEFTEHAKKVSKILEEHGIKRIITVDPHTHNALTRYGEFIDFKVEVINYLELVRPEKRVDEEFTIHDSCLYSRFLNLRDKYRDMVNESGVKLKEGFLLTGKETSTCCGGPIAGLDRELSEAIAKKRAENLNKLSKRLLVMCPICYVTLSPYFKGEVKDIAEVIL; encoded by the coding sequence ATGGAAAGTCTACGTTCACTCCTGATTGATAGCCTTGAAAAGTACGGGATGCCCTTCCCTGTAGATAAGAGGGTTTGCTCGGGATGGGCGAGAGACCTTCCCAAGGGAGGAGAAACCATAATTTTCACGTCCTGCATGTATCAGGTCGAACCCGTAGTGCCAACGTTGAGCAAATTTTCATCCATGGCTGGGGTTCTCAAGGGACTGTCTTCCCTAGCTAAGTTTGTTAAACCGCCTAAGGAAGAGTTAGACAGGGCATATAACATTCTTAATAACATTATAAATGCCTTAAGGAAAAGAGGGATAAACCCTGGTTACCTCTATGAGGAAGAGCCCTATAGCGGCGCCCTGCTCCTGGAAATGGGTTTACTCGAAGAGTTCACAGAACACGCTAAGAAGGTCTCCAAGATTTTAGAAGAACATGGGATCAAGAGGATAATCACCGTAGATCCACACACCCATAATGCACTAACCAGATATGGGGAATTCATCGATTTCAAGGTCGAGGTAATAAACTACCTGGAGCTAGTTAGACCTGAGAAGAGAGTTGATGAGGAGTTCACAATACACGACTCTTGCCTGTACTCAAGGTTCTTGAATTTGAGAGATAAATATAGGGACATGGTCAATGAATCTGGGGTAAAGCTCAAGGAGGGTTTCCTCCTTACAGGGAAAGAGACGTCTACGTGCTGTGGAGGACCTATTGCAGGACTTGATAGGGAATTGAGCGAGGCGATCGCGAAGAAAAGAGCCGAGAACCTTAACAAGTTATCAAAAAGGCTTCTGGTCATGTGTCCCATATGTTACGTTACCCTCTCTCCCTACTTCAAGGGAGAGGTCAAGGACATAGCTGAGGTGATACTGTGA
- a CDS encoding FAD-binding protein, translating into MEINNEAELLETLKLARTERKKVAIIGTGKHSNKSADIILTTTRMSNFEIKGAEVIAEAGSSVTKIREEALSYDLLFPSLYDGTVGGLLALNEAYPISTAYGTPYSFTQWVRIVTPVGIFKWKSLVGSKGLLGGFSQASMKLYPRPHKVVTFTKRVETQELVNLYGKIIAHNPLAFLVEYDNGFRFHVSLIEGEIESAERYEGVPVVEDNDKGSYMVKTEDLSSFIQLTDRIKPIYAYYIHGVKWSKVYTSDESELEGVEHYPSNDVPRIVGRLKLILDRWNVLV; encoded by the coding sequence ATGGAGATTAACAACGAGGCAGAATTACTGGAGACTTTGAAATTAGCTAGGACTGAGAGAAAGAAAGTTGCTATTATAGGAACTGGGAAGCACTCCAACAAAAGTGCGGATATTATACTCACCACAACAAGGATGTCTAATTTCGAAATTAAGGGGGCTGAAGTAATTGCCGAGGCAGGATCGTCAGTAACAAAGATTAGAGAGGAGGCGTTATCTTATGACCTTCTGTTCCCGTCGCTATATGACGGCACAGTAGGCGGATTATTAGCTTTAAATGAGGCATATCCCATCTCAACAGCCTACGGGACTCCCTATTCGTTTACTCAGTGGGTTCGGATCGTTACTCCCGTGGGTATATTCAAGTGGAAGAGTCTTGTGGGTTCTAAGGGTTTACTGGGCGGATTTTCTCAGGCGTCAATGAAGTTGTATCCCCGTCCACACAAGGTAGTGACTTTCACCAAGAGAGTTGAGACTCAAGAACTAGTGAACCTTTATGGAAAAATCATAGCTCACAATCCCCTAGCGTTCCTAGTGGAATATGATAACGGATTCAGATTTCATGTATCCCTAATAGAGGGCGAAATTGAGTCAGCGGAGAGATATGAGGGTGTACCTGTTGTGGAGGACAATGACAAGGGAAGCTACATGGTTAAAACTGAGGATCTCTCCTCTTTCATACAGCTCACGGATAGAATAAAACCAATCTACGCATACTATATTCACGGTGTAAAGTGGAGTAAGGTTTACACTTCTGATGAATCCGAATTGGAGGGGGTAGAACACTATCCTAGCAACGACGTCCCAAGGATAGTTGGTAGATTGAAGCTAATTCTGGATCGATGGAATGTTCTGGTCTAG
- a CDS encoding class II fumarate hydratase gives MKYTESAPKLFMDTGTRFHRSLIFAMGVIKYSCARTNVSLGLLDSKIGHAIEQASEELMQGNLDHKIILDVFQTGSGTGLNMNVNEVIAERASELSGLKVHPNDHVNMGQSSNDTVPTAIRIAAVKQVHEKLIPSVKEMIGALRDVGDKYSDLVKAGRTHLRDAMPVTFGQELHAYADAFSHDLEILNSVLSYVKELPIGGTAVGTGVNSHPMFRENVIRVINQVTGLNFIPSNPFRGLRFLTDLLTLSGVMRTMAVELYRVAQDFRLMFSGPMTAVGEIDLPSQEEIAGSSIMPGKTNPVTAEASMLISAQIVGLDQANQFASNLGEFELAMGVPLIGQNVSTQVDLLSEGLRKFSSLVIRGVVPNEEKMKRYAESSPALITVISPIVGYDKASQIGKMLNKGMSIREALRELGFDDKAIEEILDLSKLVRPGIQKKT, from the coding sequence ATGAAGTACACTGAAAGTGCCCCAAAACTTTTCATGGACACTGGAACCAGATTTCACAGGTCCCTTATTTTTGCGATGGGAGTCATAAAGTATTCGTGTGCCAGAACCAACGTCTCTTTAGGCCTTCTCGATTCCAAGATAGGTCATGCCATAGAACAGGCATCCGAGGAATTAATGCAAGGGAATTTAGACCATAAGATCATTCTCGATGTGTTCCAGACGGGATCGGGAACTGGACTTAATATGAATGTGAACGAAGTAATAGCCGAGAGGGCATCAGAGTTATCAGGTCTAAAGGTTCATCCCAATGACCATGTGAACATGGGACAATCCTCGAACGATACTGTACCCACGGCCATTAGAATAGCCGCGGTGAAGCAGGTTCATGAAAAACTAATCCCCTCTGTTAAGGAGATGATTGGGGCGCTTAGAGACGTTGGAGATAAGTACTCCGATCTAGTCAAGGCCGGCAGAACTCACTTAAGGGACGCAATGCCAGTTACTTTCGGTCAAGAGCTTCATGCTTACGCCGACGCATTCAGTCACGACCTGGAAATTTTGAATTCTGTTCTGTCTTACGTGAAGGAACTTCCCATTGGCGGTACTGCTGTAGGTACCGGTGTGAACTCTCATCCCATGTTCAGGGAGAACGTAATCAGGGTGATAAATCAGGTTACCGGCCTGAACTTTATCCCCTCTAACCCCTTCAGAGGTCTAAGGTTCTTAACCGATCTTTTGACCCTAAGCGGGGTGATGAGGACTATGGCCGTTGAGCTCTACAGGGTCGCCCAGGACTTTAGGCTGATGTTCTCAGGGCCGATGACTGCAGTAGGTGAAATAGACCTACCATCGCAAGAGGAAATAGCTGGATCAAGTATCATGCCCGGTAAAACGAACCCGGTTACGGCCGAAGCTTCCATGCTAATCTCGGCCCAAATAGTAGGTCTTGATCAAGCAAATCAATTCGCATCTAACTTGGGCGAGTTTGAATTGGCTATGGGCGTACCTCTCATAGGGCAAAATGTCTCCACTCAAGTGGATCTACTTTCTGAAGGATTAAGAAAATTCTCCTCCCTAGTTATACGGGGAGTAGTGCCCAACGAGGAGAAAATGAAGAGGTATGCAGAAAGTAGCCCGGCGTTAATCACGGTTATCTCCCCCATTGTGGGTTACGACAAGGCCTCGCAGATTGGGAAGATGTTGAATAAGGGCATGTCCATCAGGGAAGCTTTAAGAGAATTAGGATTCGACGATAAAGCTATTGAAGAAATACTTGATCTAAGTAAATTAGTTAGACCAGGAATACAAAAGAAAACATAA
- a CDS encoding thermopsin translates to MKWLFTVMLVLSIFSSSVLMNGQTNYTTLDAGYYQVHTIVVNTTEVISYSWNSTGLLAVMAMNNTQLQQFLNGSNRYFEGLTIITSSYHNELLLSPGTYYLVFYAFMEQVSFDYSVKLMPAQVSYVLPPGYREYYFLNLSYPFHLTLDLISNQSFSIKLYNENKTILENKSTSDVPLTYINETLTLPQGNYSILVDNPDSSPMAVYSMITYSSAYPNPLSFNRTVYPMGIASYGLYNRSGVPVPYSIKASSVIGFANITSILAYNSTARELNVSPYSASLQLNVPLLLFNGRENQTYWAQNVVTFITNESALCFESSILNVTNKNSTLTNFTVQGRGGVYPPFNNGFYYIYKTRSFHYSTPLSFLLSINVSIVKKLGVKLTFNVRGMQNGSLLNSSWDTYDSVLILDPAVTQAYLYVNGNSSPPYLNFYDAELVFGGGGNGATAYFENLSAYLSLFYFNGSLHPFPSVYSIGGDTAETASNAHVTLVGGYAYVSKGEDDPELLTNEYNSSIPIIVKIVPSHQSNTTKLQNTTTTNVTNTTKVTNTTRTSPVSTQNQTPTTQIPPTPSHQSSFSLPLVLGIAGVVIVVIIVFLVNRFRKPDLNI, encoded by the coding sequence ATGAAGTGGTTATTTACTGTCATGTTGGTTCTATCTATATTCTCTTCATCTGTACTTATGAACGGCCAAACAAATTACACTACCCTGGATGCTGGATACTATCAAGTACATACGATAGTGGTCAATACTACGGAGGTAATCTCATACTCCTGGAACTCTACAGGATTACTTGCCGTTATGGCGATGAATAACACACAACTGCAACAGTTCTTAAATGGTTCAAACAGGTACTTTGAAGGTCTCACTATCATTACATCAAGTTATCATAACGAACTCCTCTTATCTCCAGGCACGTACTACTTAGTATTTTATGCGTTCATGGAACAGGTATCATTCGATTACAGTGTTAAGCTTATGCCGGCTCAAGTTTCCTATGTCTTACCTCCAGGTTATCGAGAGTATTATTTCCTAAACCTTAGTTATCCTTTCCATCTCACGTTAGATTTAATCTCGAATCAATCGTTTTCTATAAAGTTATATAATGAAAATAAAACTATTTTAGAGAACAAGTCTACAAGCGACGTTCCTTTAACATATATCAATGAAACCTTAACTTTACCTCAAGGAAATTACTCCATATTAGTTGATAACCCTGATTCCTCTCCCATGGCCGTCTACTCAATGATAACTTACTCCTCAGCTTATCCAAATCCACTATCATTTAACCGTACAGTTTACCCTATGGGAATAGCCAGCTACGGTCTATATAATAGATCAGGGGTGCCAGTTCCGTATTCCATCAAGGCCTCCTCAGTGATAGGATTCGCAAACATAACCTCAATTTTGGCCTACAACTCAACAGCAAGGGAACTTAACGTATCTCCATACTCGGCAAGCCTACAACTTAACGTACCTCTTCTGCTATTCAACGGGAGAGAGAACCAGACCTATTGGGCTCAAAACGTTGTGACCTTCATTACAAACGAATCCGCTCTATGTTTTGAGTCCTCGATACTGAATGTAACAAACAAGAACTCTACCCTCACGAACTTCACTGTACAAGGAAGAGGTGGAGTTTATCCGCCTTTCAATAACGGATTCTATTATATCTATAAAACTCGAAGCTTCCACTATTCAACTCCACTATCTTTCCTTCTTTCAATTAATGTAAGTATTGTTAAGAAACTAGGGGTTAAACTGACTTTCAATGTTAGGGGTATGCAAAACGGTTCCTTGCTAAATAGTTCCTGGGACACATACGATTCGGTATTGATTTTGGATCCCGCGGTCACTCAAGCATATCTATACGTCAATGGCAACAGCTCTCCCCCATACCTTAACTTCTATGATGCCGAACTGGTTTTTGGAGGTGGGGGGAACGGTGCCACGGCTTATTTCGAGAACCTATCTGCATATCTATCTCTATTTTACTTTAATGGCTCCCTTCATCCTTTCCCCAGCGTTTACAGTATCGGTGGAGATACTGCTGAAACTGCAAGCAATGCCCACGTTACTTTAGTTGGAGGATATGCGTACGTTTCTAAGGGAGAGGATGATCCGGAGCTTCTCACAAACGAGTACAATTCATCAATACCTATCATAGTGAAGATCGTCCCAAGTCACCAATCAAATACAACTAAGCTACAAAATACTACTACAACTAACGTTACCAACACTACTAAAGTTACTAACACCACTAGAACAAGCCCTGTGTCAACACAAAATCAAACCCCTACAACTCAAATCCCGCCAACACCATCTCATCAATCTTCCTTTTCATTACCATTAGTTTTGGGAATAGCCGGAGTTGTAATTGTGGTGATAATAGTATTCTTAGTTAATAGATTCAGAAAACCAGATCTCAACATCTAG